One region of Nycticebus coucang isolate mNycCou1 chromosome 10, mNycCou1.pri, whole genome shotgun sequence genomic DNA includes:
- the SMG9 gene encoding nonsense-mediated mRNA decay factor SMG9, translating to MSESGHSQPGLYGIERRRRWKEPGPGGPQNLSGPGGRERDYIAPWERERRDGSEETSASVMQKTPIILSKPPAERSKQPPPTTAPAAPPAPAPLEKPIVLMKPREEGKGPVAGTGASTPEGTAPPPPAAPAPPKGEKEGQRPTQPVYQIQNRGMGTAAPAAMDPVVGQAKLLPPERMKHSIKLVDDQMNWCDSAIEYLLDQTDVLVVGVLGLQGTGKSMVMSLLSANTPEEDQRAYVFRAQSAEMKERGGNQTSGIDFFITQERIVFLDTQPILSPSILDHLINNDRKLPPEYNLPHTYVEMQSLQIAAFLFTVCHVVIVVQDWFTDLSLYRFLQTAEMVKPSTPSPSHESSSSSGSDEGTEYYPHLVFLQNKARREDFCPRKLRQMHLMIDQLMAHSHLRYKGTLSMLQCNIFPGLPPDFLDSEVNLFLVPFMDSEAESENPPRAGPGSSPLFSLLPGYRGHPSFQSLVSKLRSQVMSMARPQLSHTILTEKNWFHYAARIWDGVKKSSALAEYSRLLA from the exons ATGTCTGAATCTGGGCACAGTCAGCCTGGACTCTATGGGATAGAGCGTCGGCGTCGGTGGAAGGAGCCTGGTCCTGGTGGCCCCCAGAATCTCTCTGGGCCTGGTGGTCGGGAGAGGGACTATATTGCACCATGGGAAAGAGAGAGACGG GATGGCAGCGAAGAGACAAGCGCATCCGTCATGCAGAAAACCCCCATCATCCTCTCAAAACCTCCAGCAGAGCGG TCAAAGCAGCCACCACCTACAACAGCCCCTGCTGCCCCACCTGCTCCAGCTCCTTTGGAGAAGCCCATCGTCCTCATGAAGCCacgggaggaggggaaggggcctGTGGCTGGGACAGGTGCCTCTACCCCTGAAGGCACtgccccaccacctcctgcagccCCTGCACCACCCAAAGGGGAGAAAGAGGGGCAGAGACCTACACAGCCTGTTTACCAGATCCAGAATCGGGGCATGGGCACTGCCGCACCAGCAGCCATGGATC CTGTTGTGGGCCAAGCCAAACTGCTGCCCCCAGAGCGCATGAAGCACAGCATCAAATTGGTGGATGACCAGATGAATTGGTGTGACAGTGCCATTGAG TACCTGTTGGATCAGACTGATGTGTTGGTGGTTGGTGTCTTGGGCCTCCAGGGGACAGGCAAGTCTATGGTCATGTCACTGCTGTCAGCCAATACTCCAGAGGAGGACCAGAG GGCGTATGTTTTCCGGGCACAGAGTGCTGAAATGAAGGAACGAGGGGGCAACCAGACCAGTGGCATTGACTTTTTTATTACTCAAGAGCGGATTGTTTTCCTGGACACACAG CCCATCCTGAGCCCCTCCATCTTGGACCATCTCATCAACAATGACCGCAAACTGCCTCCCGAGTACAACCTTCCACATACTTATGTTGAGATGCAG TCTCTCCAGATCGCTGCCTTCCTCTTCACTGTCTGCCATGTGGTGATCGTCGTCCAGGACTGGTTCACAGACTTGAGTCTGTATAG GTTCCTCCAGACAGCAGAGATGGTGAAGCCCTCCACCCCGTCCCCCAGCCACGAGTCCAGCAGCTCATCAGGCTCTGATGAAGGCACCGAGTACTACCCCCACCTGG TCTTCCTACAGAACAAAGCTCGCCGAGAGGACTTCTGTCCTCGGAAGCTGCGGCAGATGCACCTGATGATTGACCAGCTCATGGCCCACTCCCATTTGCGTTACAAGG GTACTTTGTCCATGTTACAGTGCAATATCTTCCCGGGGCTCCCGCCTGACTTCCTGGACTCTGAGGTCAACTTGTTCCTAGTGCCCTTCATGGACAGTGAAGCAGAGAGTGAAAACCCACCAAGAGCAG GACCTGGTTCCAGCCCGCTTTTCTCCCTGCTGCCTGGGTATCGTGGCCACCCCAGTTTCCAGTCCCTGGTGAGCAAGCTCCGGAGTCAAGTGATGTCCATGGCCCGACCGCAGCTGTCACACACAATTCTCACTGAGAAGAACTG GTTCCACTATGCTGCCCGGATCTGGGATGGGGTAAAAAAATCCTCTGCCCTGGCTGAGTACAGCCGCCTGCTGGCCTGA